From the genome of Blautia pseudococcoides, one region includes:
- a CDS encoding spore coat protein CotJB gives MKECRRSKAQLMQLINEVSFAVNDMNLYLDTHPDDKSAMEFMCDKIRIREEALKEYAMYYGPLTIATADDDCSNSWDWVMQPWPWE, from the coding sequence ATGAAAGAATGCAGACGCAGTAAAGCGCAGTTAATGCAGCTGATCAATGAAGTCAGCTTTGCTGTCAACGATATGAACCTCTATCTTGACACCCATCCGGATGACAAGTCCGCCATGGAATTTATGTGCGATAAAATCCGCATCCGCGAAGAAGCACTGAAAGAATATGCCATGTACTATGGCCCGCTTACCATTGCAACTGCTGATGATGACTGCAGCAACTCATGGGATTGGGTGATGCAGCCGTG